A genomic segment from Halomonas sp. TA22 encodes:
- a CDS encoding TRAP transporter substrate-binding protein, whose translation MTHMKKTTLAVGIALALGAGVTHAQTTLTLSNWVPPSHFISTDILGAWAEQVVEATEGRVQIRILPSAVGSPEQHWELARMGVADITWSNFTYEPIRFKSLWFAEMPLTGSNAVASSVALWDTIESHLGDDTAYQGVKLLGVGLLGGGALHHGSRPMVEPEDLGNQKLRMGGPVQRELLEALGAVPVAAPATRGYELLDSGVVDGSMHPLESVIAFRLESQLQHHTLFPGGFYDGTFFIGMNERKWNTLSEADQEAIMSVSGEHLSRLWGERFHAQNQAAEEALREDGNQFHEPSEALLDKTREVREAMLESWAEDMREMGYDDPMAIVDFYQSRYQTLDSE comes from the coding sequence ATGACCCACATGAAGAAGACCACTCTGGCCGTCGGTATCGCCCTCGCCCTGGGCGCCGGCGTCACACATGCCCAGACCACCCTGACCCTCTCCAACTGGGTGCCACCGAGCCACTTCATCAGCACGGACATTCTCGGTGCCTGGGCCGAGCAGGTCGTCGAGGCCACCGAAGGGCGCGTCCAGATCAGGATCCTGCCCAGCGCCGTCGGTTCTCCTGAGCAGCACTGGGAGCTCGCCCGCATGGGCGTGGCGGACATCACCTGGAGCAACTTCACCTACGAGCCGATTCGCTTCAAGTCGCTGTGGTTCGCCGAGATGCCCCTGACCGGTTCCAACGCCGTCGCCTCGTCCGTTGCCCTGTGGGATACCATCGAGTCGCACCTCGGCGACGATACCGCCTATCAGGGCGTGAAGCTGTTGGGCGTCGGTCTGCTGGGCGGCGGCGCGTTGCACCACGGCAGCCGGCCGATGGTGGAGCCCGAGGACCTGGGTAACCAGAAACTGCGGATGGGCGGGCCTGTCCAGCGCGAGCTGCTGGAAGCCTTGGGTGCGGTCCCGGTGGCGGCCCCTGCCACCCGCGGCTACGAACTGCTCGATAGCGGTGTCGTCGACGGTTCGATGCACCCGCTGGAGTCAGTGATCGCCTTCCGCCTGGAGAGCCAGCTGCAACACCATACGCTGTTCCCCGGCGGCTTCTACGACGGCACTTTCTTCATCGGCATGAACGAGCGCAAGTGGAACACCCTGTCCGAGGCGGATCAGGAGGCGATCATGAGCGTGTCGGGGGAGCACCTCTCGCGCCTCTGGGGGGAGCGTTTCCATGCCCAGAACCAGGCCGCGGAAGAGGCCCTGAGAGAGGACGGCAACCAGTTCCATGAGCCCTCCGAAGCCCTGCTCGACAAGACACGGGAGGTGCGCGAGGCGATGCTGGAGAGCTGGGCGGAGGACATGCGCGAGATGGGCTATGACGACCCCATGGCGATCGTCGACTTCTACCAGAGCCGCTACCAGACACTGGATAGCGAATAA
- a CDS encoding sugar phosphate isomerase/epimerase, whose product MNRPLHHMDFIFQTKLGTYPLAVQCEMLAELGYQGLTVSAWSKELTSLPQVKSQWGLDVGAIYLIYRQGLETFVTNIFESIEGCASIELALHSGDQVTDADRRMLAQLLPIAERQGIDIALYPHGRYGMQTTSEAVALCQEFDHPNLGIVFNGYHWYAMQEKALEQRLDALWPWLRQVNIAGTRLSPLGWGELATIEPLDEGEMDNFVLLGALERRGYSGRYGVLGWESMGGDVYGNLQRSHKAFRSMERRLAAHPEWAVMTPLPS is encoded by the coding sequence ATGAATCGACCACTTCATCACATGGATTTCATTTTTCAGACCAAGCTGGGCACCTACCCGTTGGCTGTGCAGTGCGAAATGCTGGCCGAACTGGGCTACCAGGGGCTGACGGTGTCGGCCTGGAGCAAGGAGCTGACGTCGCTACCGCAGGTAAAGTCGCAGTGGGGGCTGGACGTGGGGGCGATCTACCTGATCTATCGTCAGGGTCTGGAAACCTTCGTCACCAATATCTTCGAGTCCATCGAAGGCTGCGCCAGCATCGAGCTGGCCCTGCACTCCGGTGACCAGGTAACGGATGCGGACCGGCGGATGCTCGCACAGCTGCTGCCGATTGCCGAGCGCCAGGGCATCGACATCGCGCTGTACCCGCATGGGCGCTACGGCATGCAGACCACTAGCGAAGCGGTCGCGCTGTGCCAGGAATTCGACCACCCGAACCTGGGCATCGTGTTCAACGGCTACCACTGGTATGCCATGCAGGAGAAGGCGCTGGAGCAACGCCTCGATGCGCTCTGGCCATGGCTGCGCCAGGTCAATATCGCTGGCACACGCCTGTCGCCACTGGGCTGGGGCGAGCTGGCCACCATCGAACCACTGGATGAAGGCGAGATGGATAACTTCGTCCTGCTCGGCGCGCTGGAGCGGCGCGGTTACTCCGGGCGCTATGGGGTGCTGGGCTGGGAAAGCATGGGCGGCGATGTGTATGGCAACCTGCAACGCTCACATAAGGCCTTCCGCTCTATGGAACGGCGCCTGGCGGCTCACCCCGAGTGGGCTGTCATGACCCCGCTGCCCTCTTGA
- a CDS encoding LysR family transcriptional regulator, translating to MAMDYFGALGAFVQSAETRSFTEAGRRLGISSSAVGKAIARLEEELGARLFHRSTRSITLTAEGELFLERCQRILTEFDTARAELSEAGSTPQGKLRVGLPQIGEHFMHHLIAFQQAFPSIELEMSFTDRLVNVIEEGFDAVIRIGEISDSRLIMRQLRSYQHHLVAAPAYLAQHGTPLRPEELISHVCLRYRFPSSGKLAPWPLETQGEPAVIELPQSVIADGTGPLQAMAEAGVGIALLPNFAIADALLRGRLVSVLSEHVQDHRSVCILWPSSRQSLPKIKVFVDFMVARLGTA from the coding sequence ATGGCCATGGACTACTTCGGTGCGCTGGGCGCATTTGTACAATCCGCCGAGACCCGAAGCTTTACCGAGGCTGGGCGCAGACTGGGCATTTCCTCTTCTGCGGTTGGCAAGGCGATAGCCCGTCTGGAAGAGGAGTTGGGCGCACGCCTGTTTCATCGCTCAACCCGCTCCATCACCCTGACCGCTGAAGGCGAGCTGTTTCTGGAACGTTGCCAACGCATCCTGACCGAGTTCGATACCGCCAGGGCAGAATTAAGCGAGGCTGGTTCCACGCCACAGGGAAAGTTACGGGTGGGCCTGCCACAAATCGGCGAACACTTCATGCATCACCTGATTGCTTTCCAGCAGGCATTTCCCAGCATTGAGCTTGAGATGAGCTTCACTGACCGCTTGGTCAATGTGATCGAGGAAGGTTTCGATGCAGTGATACGCATCGGTGAGATCAGCGACTCGCGGCTTATCATGCGTCAACTCCGCAGCTACCAGCACCATCTGGTGGCTGCGCCAGCTTATCTAGCGCAGCACGGCACACCCTTGCGGCCTGAGGAACTGATCTCCCACGTTTGTCTGCGCTACCGTTTCCCTTCCAGCGGCAAGCTGGCACCGTGGCCGCTGGAAACACAAGGGGAGCCTGCTGTCATCGAGCTTCCCCAATCCGTTATTGCCGATGGGACCGGGCCTTTGCAGGCAATGGCCGAGGCAGGGGTTGGAATTGCACTGTTACCGAACTTCGCCATCGCCGACGCGCTCTTGAGGGGGCGTCTGGTCAGTGTGCTGTCAGAGCATGTCCAGGATCACCGCAGCGTTTGCATCTTGTGGCCCTCCAGTCGCCAATCGCTACCCAAGATCAAAGTGTTTGTGGACTTCATGGTTGCTCGGCTTGGGACTGCCTGA
- a CDS encoding M20 aminoacylase family protein yields MTAHPTHQPDLAKMKAWRHQIHQNPELGFEEVATSRLVAERLTEWGYEVHTGIAETGVVGVLRWGDGSGPRLGLRADMDALPIHEQTGLPWASQIAGKMHACGHDGHTAILLGAAEALARLHRDEDLSGSGTLTLIFQPAEELGGGGGARRMIEEGLFERFPCDALFALHNYPGKPTGHFYFREGAFLASSDKVTITFIGKAGHGAMPQLAVDPTLPAAATVMALQSIVGRNVDPNLASVISVGRLQAGNSYNIIPETAELELSVRTLDPEVRDTLERRIRSIAQAQAQAFDCRCDLAYERGYPVLINAPAETQLAVETARELFGETRVESPAAPLTASEDCAFFLEQVPGCYLMVGNGDNGYDQGDHLGPCSVHNPHYDFNDECLTPAAAFWLGLVSRYFSSSTLRSS; encoded by the coding sequence ATGACAGCTCACCCGACGCATCAGCCAGATCTCGCCAAGATGAAAGCCTGGCGCCACCAGATTCATCAGAACCCGGAACTTGGCTTCGAGGAGGTCGCGACCAGCCGCCTGGTGGCGGAGCGGCTAACCGAGTGGGGCTACGAGGTGCATACCGGCATCGCCGAAACTGGCGTCGTCGGCGTGCTGCGCTGGGGCGACGGCTCAGGCCCTCGGCTCGGGTTACGGGCCGACATGGATGCCCTGCCCATTCACGAGCAGACCGGCCTGCCCTGGGCCAGCCAGATAGCGGGGAAGATGCATGCCTGCGGCCACGACGGCCATACCGCCATCCTGCTAGGAGCCGCCGAGGCCCTGGCCCGCCTGCATCGCGATGAAGACCTGTCGGGCAGCGGCACCCTGACCCTGATCTTCCAGCCCGCCGAGGAACTGGGCGGCGGCGGTGGCGCCCGGCGCATGATCGAGGAAGGCCTCTTCGAGCGTTTCCCCTGCGATGCGCTCTTCGCCCTGCACAACTACCCCGGCAAGCCCACCGGCCACTTCTATTTCCGTGAGGGCGCCTTCCTGGCCTCCTCAGACAAGGTTACGATCACCTTCATCGGCAAGGCCGGACACGGTGCCATGCCACAGCTGGCGGTGGACCCGACCCTGCCGGCAGCGGCTACCGTGATGGCCCTGCAGAGCATCGTGGGGCGCAACGTGGATCCTAACCTGGCCTCGGTGATTAGCGTGGGCCGGCTGCAGGCCGGCAACTCCTACAACATCATCCCCGAGACAGCCGAGCTCGAACTGAGCGTCCGGACACTGGACCCAGAGGTGCGCGATACCCTGGAGCGACGCATCCGCTCCATCGCCCAGGCCCAGGCCCAGGCCTTCGACTGTCGCTGTGACTTGGCCTACGAGCGCGGCTATCCGGTGCTGATCAACGCACCCGCGGAGACACAGTTGGCCGTCGAGACCGCCCGCGAACTGTTTGGCGAGACCCGGGTCGAGAGTCCCGCGGCACCGCTGACCGCCAGTGAGGACTGCGCCTTCTTCCTCGAACAGGTGCCCGGCTGCTACCTGATGGTCGGCAACGGCGACAACGGCTATGACCAGGGCGATCACCTGGGGCCCTGCAGCGTGCACAACCCCCATTACGACTTCAACGATGAGTGCCTGACGCCTGCGGCGGCCTTCTGGCTAGGCTTGGTATCCCGGTACTTCTCATCCTCGACCTTGCGCTCATCCTGA
- a CDS encoding sugar phosphate isomerase/epimerase encodes MKHAIHALDSFFYNSMGVYQFQTQCEMLAELGYDGITVSAWGGTPFTDLSLLPGVKARHGLDIAGLYLVLHEGRNDAVLRRIIETVEGVELIELAIQTSANGIDGILRSIESLLPIIERRGLRLALYPHLRHVTQTTYEVQRLCEYFNHPRLGMFFNGYHWYASQEGQLKQRLEAIEPWLMQVDLSGSALSPLGWGGVATMEPVDRGELDNFAVVAALNRIGYTGRIGILGWDYGGDIYLKLQRCLATMRAIDARLQARPHWAEIEARA; translated from the coding sequence ATGAAGCATGCCATCCATGCGCTGGACTCGTTCTTCTATAACTCCATGGGCGTGTACCAGTTCCAGACGCAATGCGAGATGCTCGCCGAACTCGGTTACGACGGCATCACCGTCTCGGCCTGGGGCGGTACGCCGTTCACCGACCTGTCACTGCTGCCCGGGGTCAAGGCGCGGCATGGTCTGGACATTGCCGGGCTCTATCTGGTCCTGCATGAAGGGCGTAACGATGCGGTGCTGCGCCGGATCATCGAGACCGTCGAGGGGGTGGAGCTGATCGAACTGGCCATTCAGACCTCGGCCAATGGCATCGATGGCATTCTGCGCAGCATTGAATCGCTGTTGCCGATCATCGAGCGGCGTGGTCTGCGTCTGGCCCTGTATCCGCACCTGCGGCATGTCACACAGACCACCTACGAGGTGCAGCGCCTGTGCGAGTACTTCAACCACCCTCGATTGGGCATGTTCTTCAATGGCTACCATTGGTATGCCAGCCAGGAAGGGCAACTGAAGCAGCGTCTGGAGGCGATCGAACCCTGGCTGATGCAGGTGGATCTCTCCGGCAGTGCCCTGTCACCACTCGGCTGGGGCGGGGTAGCGACCATGGAACCGGTCGACCGTGGTGAGCTGGACAACTTCGCCGTGGTCGCCGCACTGAACCGCATCGGCTATACCGGCAGGATCGGTATCCTCGGCTGGGACTACGGTGGTGATATCTACCTCAAGCTGCAGCGCTGCCTGGCGACCATGCGCGCCATCGACGCGCGCCTGCAGGCCCGCCCGCACTGGGCGGAAATCGAGGCCCGAGCCTGA
- a CDS encoding LysR substrate-binding domain-containing protein: MKHHQLKALVQVAEQGSIRGAARALHLSQSALTKALRELEANVGAELLVRSYKGVEFTPAGQALLTRARLALSTLDKARDEIRWLRGGAGIQITAGVTPAIAATALPSVLNEFEREQPDASLTLVEGMLTNVLPGLMEGRIDFAIAVAEPDDLPYEIAFEPLGQILVEAAARVGHPMLAATEWSQLVGARWVLNLAAGSSAQQLVAWLERQGLGLSRQVVRCDSPTLMTEMMRRTDLIGFGPHILFHDPLSGQGLASFDSLPPVPPITLGLLKLRGVPLHSGAQRLATLFTRYITPSQIQ; this comes from the coding sequence ATGAAACATCATCAACTCAAGGCCTTGGTTCAGGTGGCCGAGCAGGGATCCATTCGTGGCGCCGCCAGGGCGCTGCATCTGAGCCAAAGCGCCTTGACCAAGGCGCTGAGAGAACTGGAAGCCAATGTGGGGGCCGAGCTGCTGGTGCGCAGCTATAAGGGCGTCGAGTTCACGCCTGCCGGTCAGGCGTTGCTGACACGAGCCCGTCTCGCGCTGTCGACCCTGGACAAGGCCAGGGACGAGATACGCTGGCTACGAGGCGGCGCGGGCATCCAGATCACGGCGGGGGTCACACCAGCGATCGCCGCCACGGCCTTGCCCAGCGTTCTCAACGAATTCGAGCGCGAGCAGCCGGATGCCAGCCTGACCCTGGTGGAGGGCATGCTGACCAACGTCTTGCCAGGCCTGATGGAGGGACGCATCGACTTCGCCATCGCCGTAGCAGAGCCGGACGACCTGCCCTACGAGATCGCCTTCGAGCCATTAGGGCAGATTCTGGTTGAAGCCGCCGCACGTGTTGGCCACCCGATGCTGGCTGCCACGGAGTGGTCCCAGTTGGTGGGAGCTCGCTGGGTACTTAACCTGGCCGCCGGTAGCTCGGCACAGCAGTTGGTGGCCTGGTTGGAGAGGCAAGGCCTTGGCTTGTCACGCCAGGTCGTCAGATGCGACTCGCCCACCCTGATGACGGAGATGATGCGCCGAACCGACCTGATCGGCTTCGGGCCGCACATTCTGTTCCATGATCCCCTGTCTGGCCAAGGGCTGGCCAGCTTCGACTCCCTACCTCCCGTCCCCCCCATCACGCTCGGGCTGCTCAAGCTCCGGGGCGTCCCCTTGCACTCGGGCGCCCAGCGACTGGCTACCCTCTTCACCCGCTACATCACTCCCTCACAGATTCAATGA
- a CDS encoding class III extradiol ring-cleavage dioxygenase: MDWDPANTWSRMEAWLRAVPERLGARPKAVLVVSGHWEAAEFTVNIQNSPPLLYDYSGFPEHTYELEYPVPGSPELAERVQALLARAGYSTNSERSRGLDHGVFIPMKLIYPGADIPLVQLSLRRGLSAAEHVAAGHALEPLRREGVLIIGTGMSFHNMHRFRFDDSALDPDSVCFDEWLAQTVALPPPEREQRLLDWALAPGGRAAHPREEHLLPLHVVAGAAGNDLGRQVFQDRVIGSIQSAFIFGG, translated from the coding sequence ATGGACTGGGACCCAGCCAATACGTGGTCCCGTATGGAAGCCTGGCTTCGTGCCGTACCCGAACGGCTCGGTGCGAGACCCAAGGCAGTGCTGGTGGTATCGGGACACTGGGAGGCAGCGGAATTCACGGTGAACATTCAGAACAGTCCACCGCTCTTGTACGACTACTCCGGTTTCCCGGAACATACGTACGAACTAGAGTATCCGGTGCCCGGCTCGCCCGAGCTGGCAGAGCGAGTGCAGGCATTGCTCGCGAGGGCCGGCTACAGCACCAACTCAGAGCGAAGCCGTGGACTGGACCATGGCGTCTTCATCCCTATGAAGCTGATCTATCCAGGCGCGGATATACCATTAGTGCAGCTCTCGCTCAGGCGCGGCTTGAGCGCGGCTGAGCATGTCGCTGCCGGACACGCCCTTGAGCCGCTACGCCGCGAGGGTGTGCTCATCATCGGCACTGGCATGAGTTTTCACAACATGCATAGGTTTCGCTTCGATGACTCTGCACTGGATCCGGATTCGGTGTGCTTTGATGAGTGGTTGGCGCAGACCGTGGCGCTACCACCACCCGAGCGCGAGCAGCGGCTGCTTGACTGGGCCTTGGCCCCTGGCGGCCGTGCCGCCCATCCACGTGAGGAGCACTTGCTGCCACTGCATGTCGTTGCCGGCGCTGCTGGCAACGACTTAGGGCGCCAAGTTTTTCAGGATCGAGTGATTGGCAGCATACAGTCGGCCTTCATATTTGGTGGCTGA
- a CDS encoding DoxX family protein produces the protein MNTATLNRSEKGVLSKLSTLSYPLVRVTTGLILMPHGAQKLFGWFGGYGLTDTGAFFGDALGLQPGVLFALLAGIVEFFGGLALALGLLTRPAAAAIAALLAVALSVHVPNGFFWTAGGIEYPLMWLLLAVAILLRGGGEYSLDRLLGLRF, from the coding sequence ATGAATACTGCGACATTGAACCGTTCTGAGAAAGGTGTGCTCAGCAAGTTAAGCACACTGTCCTACCCGCTGGTGCGGGTCACGACCGGCCTCATACTCATGCCTCACGGCGCGCAAAAGCTCTTCGGCTGGTTTGGTGGTTATGGGCTCACCGACACGGGCGCCTTCTTCGGGGACGCCCTCGGCCTGCAGCCAGGTGTTTTATTTGCACTTCTCGCCGGGATTGTCGAGTTCTTCGGCGGCCTAGCGCTGGCGCTTGGGCTGTTGACAAGGCCCGCTGCTGCTGCAATTGCGGCCCTGCTAGCGGTTGCTTTGAGCGTACATGTGCCGAATGGCTTTTTCTGGACCGCTGGTGGGATCGAATATCCGCTAATGTGGTTGCTGCTTGCCGTGGCTATCTTGCTTCGCGGCGGCGGTGAATATTCGCTTGATCGGTTATTGGGGCTGCGCTTCTGA
- a CDS encoding LLM class oxidoreductase produces MATSATLPPELAQHAGYARVFRPGHLTFGFIAPLESYPDTVGPTLSDHLEMARKVDEADFSAIWLRDVPFYDPNFGDVGQVLDPLAYAGFLAAVTRRVAIGTAGIVLPLRDPLIVAKQAASVDQLLGGRFLMGLATGDRPVEYPAFGVDFDNRAERFRDALSIIRSVTEQNWPVHASRFYGELTGGLEMVPKPAAARLPTIIIGHAGQTHEWTAQNTDGIISYIANPQRIPAILDQWRAACTPGVFKPYGYGTLFDLDRDPNAPLQPGRVLRAGRNALRELWLRQQEQGVSHVALHFKPQRRPAAEVIDELGEHLLPLFPSHAPGESA; encoded by the coding sequence ATGGCCACTTCTGCCACTCTTCCCCCGGAACTGGCTCAGCACGCCGGTTATGCCCGGGTGTTTCGACCCGGCCATCTTACCTTTGGCTTCATCGCGCCATTGGAAAGCTACCCTGATACCGTCGGACCGACCCTAAGCGACCATCTCGAGATGGCCCGCAAGGTCGACGAAGCCGATTTTTCGGCGATCTGGCTGCGTGATGTGCCCTTCTATGATCCCAACTTCGGTGATGTGGGCCAGGTTCTGGATCCATTGGCCTATGCGGGTTTTCTCGCGGCAGTCACCCGACGCGTTGCCATCGGCACGGCGGGAATCGTGTTGCCGCTGCGCGATCCGTTGATCGTCGCCAAGCAGGCCGCCAGCGTGGACCAGCTGCTGGGTGGACGCTTCCTGATGGGGCTGGCCACCGGCGACCGGCCGGTGGAGTACCCCGCCTTCGGCGTGGATTTCGACAATCGCGCCGAGCGTTTCCGTGATGCGCTGAGCATCATCCGCTCGGTCACCGAGCAGAACTGGCCGGTGCATGCCTCGCGGTTCTACGGGGAGCTGACCGGGGGTCTAGAAATGGTGCCCAAGCCGGCGGCGGCACGACTGCCGACCATCATCATCGGTCACGCCGGGCAGACGCACGAGTGGACGGCGCAGAACACCGACGGAATCATTTCCTATATCGCCAACCCGCAGCGCATCCCGGCAATCCTCGACCAATGGCGCGCGGCCTGTACGCCCGGCGTGTTCAAACCCTATGGCTACGGCACGCTGTTCGACCTGGATCGGGACCCAAACGCGCCACTGCAACCCGGCCGTGTGCTGCGCGCGGGCCGCAATGCATTGCGTGAGCTGTGGTTGCGCCAGCAGGAGCAGGGCGTGTCTCATGTCGCCCTGCACTTCAAGCCGCAGCGGCGTCCCGCGGCGGAGGTGATCGACGAACTCGGCGAGCATCTGCTGCCGCTGTTTCCCAGCCATGCCCCCGGAGAAAGCGCATGA
- a CDS encoding LLM class flavin-dependent oxidoreductase encodes MATLSVLDLMMIGEGKTFADTLDEAVMLARHVEQHGLQRYWIAEHHDLPGIASSATTLLVSHLAAATRRLRVGAGGIMLPNHSPLMVAEQFATLETLYPGRIDLGLGRAAGAAGPSIRALRGDASERGFEQDIGQLSDYLLDNGRQPVRGIPGKHKVPLWLLGSSMYSADLAARLGLPYSFASHFAPHFLQKAVAHYRTNFQPSAMLDKPYVIVGANVIVADTEQEAQFHASSHFHWVNLLHQGRPGPLPRPQEGYLQRISEVERRGLQQAMACSAVGDTRQVGDWLRHFIELTQANELIIDARIHDPAARCRSYQLAAESLAG; translated from the coding sequence TTGGCTACTCTATCGGTACTTGACCTGATGATGATCGGCGAAGGCAAGACCTTCGCCGACACCCTGGACGAGGCAGTCATGCTGGCCCGCCATGTGGAACAGCATGGCCTTCAGCGCTACTGGATTGCCGAACACCACGACCTGCCGGGCATCGCCTCCTCGGCCACCACCCTGCTGGTCTCCCACCTGGCCGCGGCCACCCGCCGCCTGCGGGTGGGCGCCGGGGGTATCATGCTGCCCAACCATTCGCCTCTGATGGTGGCGGAGCAGTTCGCGACACTGGAAACGCTCTATCCCGGGCGGATCGACCTAGGGCTCGGGCGCGCAGCAGGCGCCGCCGGGCCCAGCATCCGTGCTCTACGCGGCGATGCCTCGGAGCGGGGCTTCGAGCAGGATATCGGCCAGCTTTCGGACTACCTGCTGGACAACGGCCGCCAGCCGGTTCGCGGCATTCCCGGTAAACACAAGGTGCCCCTCTGGCTGCTGGGATCGAGCATGTACAGTGCCGATCTGGCGGCCAGACTTGGCCTGCCCTACTCCTTTGCTTCGCACTTCGCTCCGCATTTCTTGCAGAAGGCCGTGGCCCACTACCGGACAAACTTCCAGCCCTCCGCCATGCTGGACAAGCCTTACGTCATCGTCGGCGCCAATGTCATCGTCGCCGATACCGAGCAGGAGGCCCAGTTTCATGCCAGTTCGCATTTCCATTGGGTCAACTTGCTGCACCAGGGAAGGCCCGGCCCGCTGCCCCGGCCTCAGGAAGGCTATTTGCAGCGGATTTCCGAGGTCGAGCGGCGGGGCCTGCAACAGGCGATGGCCTGTTCGGCAGTGGGCGACACCCGCCAGGTTGGCGACTGGCTGCGCCACTTCATCGAGCTGACCCAGGCAAATGAGCTGATCATCGACGCCCGCATCCATGATCCCGCGGCGCGCTGCCGCTCCTATCAGTTGGCAGCGGAGTCGCTGGCCGGTTGA
- a CDS encoding LysR family transcriptional regulator yields the protein MVDRLETLGGALEDVRAFCAVSEFGTVSAAARQLGETKGGISRRLSRLERRLGVTLLARTSRAVSPTEEGIAFYTKAREALVWLDDAAEGARQSQDIPRGHLRVTAPVDIGMEVMPRIVVKFRKIHPQITVELLVTDVPLDLATNRVDLALRARVGQLPDMGYRASPVAQFQIGLYAAPGYLAAYGLPDVPAVLAEHHLVVSREFVGAAQLVLTDRRGRSHEVIARPIIRTSDYASVLRLTIAGGGVGPIPDLVAAEAVASGALLPVLTDWRVSEGTLYAISLSGKDAPARVRVFREFVRTELGDVK from the coding sequence ATGGTTGATAGATTGGAAACCTTGGGTGGTGCACTTGAAGATGTCCGGGCTTTCTGTGCGGTTTCAGAGTTCGGGACGGTATCAGCAGCGGCGCGCCAGCTTGGGGAGACGAAGGGTGGTATCAGTCGCCGCCTATCGCGTTTGGAGCGACGGCTCGGGGTGACCCTGCTAGCACGCACTTCACGGGCAGTATCGCCGACAGAAGAGGGCATTGCCTTCTATACCAAAGCCCGGGAGGCGCTAGTGTGGCTGGACGATGCGGCTGAAGGCGCGCGGCAATCGCAAGACATACCTCGCGGGCACCTACGCGTGACAGCGCCAGTGGATATTGGGATGGAGGTAATGCCTCGGATCGTCGTGAAGTTCCGGAAGATACATCCGCAGATTACCGTCGAGCTTCTGGTTACCGATGTGCCGCTTGACCTCGCAACCAACCGTGTCGATCTGGCGCTGAGAGCGCGCGTGGGACAACTGCCGGATATGGGCTATCGGGCCTCACCCGTGGCGCAGTTCCAAATCGGGCTATATGCCGCACCCGGCTACCTCGCTGCGTACGGATTGCCTGATGTGCCGGCGGTGCTAGCCGAGCATCACTTGGTCGTCTCGCGTGAGTTCGTAGGAGCCGCTCAACTGGTGCTGACAGATCGACGGGGACGCTCTCACGAGGTGATTGCCCGTCCGATCATTCGCACCAGCGACTATGCCAGTGTGCTGCGCCTGACGATCGCAGGTGGTGGGGTCGGCCCTATCCCGGACTTGGTCGCAGCAGAGGCTGTCGCCTCTGGCGCTCTGTTACCTGTATTGACGGATTGGCGGGTGTCGGAGGGCACGCTTTATGCCATCAGTCTGAGCGGCAAAGATGCACCGGCGCGAGTGAGGGTTTTTCGGGAGTTCGTACGAACGGAGTTGGGCGATGTGAAATGA